The Terriglobus tenax genome contains a region encoding:
- a CDS encoding FAD-dependent oxidoreductase has product MRGDLVVVGGGLSGVCCAVTAARSGIHVILVQDRPVLGGNASSEVRLWVLGATSHMGNNNRWAREGGVIDELLVENMWRNPEGNPIVFDSILLEAVHREPKITLLLNTAIHELDVHEDAITRVRGYNSQNQTLYTLEAPLFVDASGDGILGFLAGAEFRMGAEARSEFEEGMAPEKEESTLLGHSLYFYSRDTGRPVKYVPPAFALADITKIPRYRDIRVSDSGCRLWWLEYGGSLDTVGQTEEIKWELWTVAYGIWNYIKNSGEFPDAENLTLEWMGTIPGKRESRRFIGDVMLTQNDVVRQSTFSDAVSFGGWAIDLHPADGVYSPKPGCTQYHSKGVYQIPFRTMYSRNIPNLLLTGRLISATHIAFGSTRVMATCATNGQAVGMAAVLCTREGLRPRDLLQAPYMHRLQQSLLALGQHIPGVPFQTENDLSRTATVSSSTTLTLQELTSSNELAEERSYALLVPFAKGVSPALSLFARVEHPMTLHIELWTSQHAGNTTPDVQVAALDLPVSAGGFVEIPVDFRAELPAAAHYFVMVPAQPGVRLHLSKAQMPGVLTVSQKMNAAVAKSLVQTPPEGSGVDTFAFWLPERRPFARNLAVRFHQPLELYTAANVTNGFSRPWCATNAWAPSPEDVTPALTLSWDQVVPLRRLAITFDTDFDHPMESVLMTHPERTMPGCVQAFRVSTLEGETLAEVSGHHQTLWQLSLPSAVQTSGIRLEILEWGEAPPAIYNISCF; this is encoded by the coding sequence ATGCGAGGCGACCTGGTTGTCGTCGGCGGTGGGCTCTCCGGTGTTTGCTGTGCGGTTACGGCAGCGCGCAGCGGTATCCATGTCATCCTGGTGCAGGACCGGCCCGTTCTGGGCGGCAATGCCTCCAGCGAGGTACGTTTATGGGTCTTGGGGGCGACCTCGCACATGGGCAACAACAACCGCTGGGCGCGTGAAGGCGGTGTCATCGACGAACTGCTGGTGGAGAACATGTGGCGCAACCCCGAGGGAAACCCCATCGTGTTTGACTCCATTCTGCTGGAGGCCGTTCATCGCGAGCCGAAGATCACGCTACTGCTCAATACGGCGATCCACGAGCTTGACGTGCACGAAGATGCGATCACACGTGTGCGCGGCTACAACAGCCAGAATCAGACGCTATACACCCTGGAGGCGCCTCTCTTCGTGGATGCATCCGGAGACGGCATCCTCGGATTCCTGGCCGGCGCAGAGTTCCGAATGGGAGCCGAGGCTCGCTCCGAGTTTGAGGAAGGCATGGCTCCTGAGAAGGAGGAATCCACGCTTCTGGGTCACTCCCTGTACTTCTACAGCCGCGATACGGGCAGACCGGTGAAGTATGTCCCTCCTGCCTTCGCACTGGCTGACATTACAAAGATTCCGCGTTACCGCGACATTCGCGTCTCTGACAGCGGTTGCCGACTGTGGTGGCTGGAGTATGGCGGAAGCCTGGATACCGTGGGACAGACGGAAGAGATCAAGTGGGAACTGTGGACCGTCGCCTACGGCATCTGGAATTACATCAAGAACTCCGGCGAGTTCCCTGACGCGGAAAATCTTACGCTGGAGTGGATGGGAACGATCCCCGGCAAACGGGAGAGCCGTCGCTTCATCGGCGATGTCATGCTGACGCAGAACGACGTAGTGCGGCAGAGCACATTCTCTGATGCAGTCTCCTTCGGTGGCTGGGCCATTGATCTGCATCCGGCCGATGGGGTGTACAGCCCCAAACCCGGATGCACACAGTACCACTCCAAGGGCGTCTACCAGATTCCCTTCCGCACCATGTACAGCCGCAATATACCGAACCTGCTGCTCACCGGGCGCCTGATCAGCGCCACACACATTGCCTTTGGTTCGACGCGCGTGATGGCAACCTGCGCCACGAATGGTCAGGCCGTTGGCATGGCCGCGGTGCTTTGTACACGTGAAGGGCTACGCCCGCGCGATCTGCTGCAGGCGCCATACATGCATCGCCTGCAACAGTCTCTGCTTGCACTTGGACAGCATATTCCAGGAGTTCCGTTTCAAACGGAGAACGACCTCTCGCGCACTGCGACTGTATCTTCGTCCACCACGCTCACGCTGCAAGAACTTACATCGAGTAATGAGTTGGCGGAGGAACGTTCCTATGCGCTCCTGGTCCCCTTTGCAAAGGGCGTGTCCCCGGCTCTTTCTCTCTTCGCCAGGGTCGAGCATCCGATGACATTGCACATCGAACTCTGGACCTCGCAGCATGCAGGCAATACGACCCCCGATGTGCAGGTGGCCGCACTTGATCTTCCGGTCAGTGCCGGTGGCTTCGTTGAAATTCCTGTCGACTTCCGTGCCGAACTGCCCGCTGCAGCGCATTATTTTGTGATGGTTCCGGCACAGCCCGGAGTCCGTCTGCACCTGAGCAAGGCTCAGATGCCGGGCGTGCTTACCGTCTCGCAAAAGATGAATGCCGCTGTTGCAAAAAGTCTTGTACAGACACCGCCGGAAGGTTCCGGCGTTGACACCTTCGCGTTCTGGTTGCCGGAGCGCCGTCCCTTCGCACGCAACCTGGCGGTACGCTTTCATCAACCGCTGGAGTTGTACACCGCAGCGAATGTAACCAACGGATTCAGCCGGCCGTGGTGCGCGACCAATGCATGGGCCCCATCACCGGAGGACGTCACACCAGCTCTTACCCTCAGCTGGGATCAAGTCGTTCCGCTCCGCAGGCTTGCCATCACCTTCGATACGGACTTTGACCACCCTATGGAATCCGTCCTGATGACTCATCCGGAACGCACGATGCCCGGTTGCGTTCAGGCATTTCGTGTTTCCACCCTTGAGGGTGAAACACTGGCGGAGGTCAGCGGGCACCACCAAACACTGTGGCAACTGTCCCTTCCCTCCGCTGTACAAACATCCGGAATCCGCCTTGAGATTCTTGAGTGGGGTGAAGCTCCGCCCGCGATTTATAACATTTCGTGCTTTTAA
- a CDS encoding LacI family DNA-binding transcriptional regulator, giving the protein MRSSAPRLADIAKAAGVSIAAVSIALNKKGSSRVSAQLRERIIQIARDMGYSPNELARALAEKRTRLLGLAVPMRDPIFFNQFIAQALSGIQSSLMRRGYNLLIFSPTGRPGRETRDQMLESRFTDGIIFINTRSCTAQDVNDTIDELQRAQVKFSMINSYYGKAPINYVGVDDAAIGQAAAEYLAERGHRQVAFLSGSSTLPGHQRLVAGLRKGLAAYGLELAKDRIGCTGYDREQGTRILDSWFSNKRKRPTAIFTADDQLLLDFYDYAEMRGISVPGDIAVLHRGNSGSSDHMRPRPTTFTIPTFRMGELAADLLIDSIENAGVHPQRVFLPYELVPGSTA; this is encoded by the coding sequence ATGCGATCATCGGCTCCACGACTTGCGGATATTGCCAAGGCCGCAGGCGTCTCTATCGCTGCCGTCTCCATTGCGCTGAATAAGAAGGGGTCGTCCCGTGTAAGTGCGCAGCTGCGGGAGCGCATTATCCAGATTGCCCGGGATATGGGCTATTCCCCGAATGAACTGGCAAGGGCCTTGGCGGAAAAGCGGACCCGGCTGCTGGGGCTGGCCGTGCCGATGCGGGATCCCATCTTCTTCAACCAGTTCATTGCGCAGGCGTTGTCCGGTATTCAGAGCTCCCTGATGCGCCGGGGCTATAACCTGCTGATCTTCTCTCCGACGGGCCGGCCAGGACGCGAGACGCGGGACCAGATGCTGGAGAGTCGCTTTACCGATGGCATCATCTTCATCAATACCCGTTCGTGTACCGCGCAGGATGTGAATGACACCATCGACGAACTGCAGCGCGCCCAGGTGAAGTTTTCGATGATCAACTCCTACTACGGCAAGGCTCCCATCAACTATGTGGGCGTTGACGATGCGGCCATCGGCCAGGCAGCGGCCGAGTATCTGGCGGAGCGAGGGCACCGGCAGGTTGCCTTCCTTAGCGGATCGTCCACGCTGCCCGGTCACCAGCGCCTTGTGGCCGGACTTCGCAAGGGTCTGGCTGCGTATGGGCTGGAGCTGGCAAAGGACAGGATCGGCTGCACCGGCTATGACCGGGAGCAGGGCACCAGGATTCTCGATAGCTGGTTTTCCAACAAGCGAAAGCGCCCCACCGCGATCTTTACGGCGGACGATCAACTGCTTCTCGACTTCTACGATTACGCCGAAATGCGCGGCATTTCTGTCCCTGGCGATATCGCCGTATTGCATCGCGGGAACTCGGGCTCGAGCGATCACATGAGGCCGCGGCCGACGACCTTCACGATTCCGACCTTCCGGATGGGCGAGCTGGCGGCGGATCTGCTGATTGATTCCATTGAGAATGCCGGTGTGCACCCGCAGCGGGTTTTCCTGCCCTACGAACTGGTGCCGGGCAGCACGGCTTGA
- a CDS encoding MFS transporter, translating to MTKRTNPWMIVALLFLVAVLNYFDRQSLSVVAPRMQAELHLSDTGYGHVVSLFLLASAFAYALSGFVCDALGTRRSMALFVAFWSAAEAATAFASSIVLLGIARFCLGMGEPGLWVAAPKAVGESLDKSRRSLAVGIYTAGATVGAIVAIPAILLITTHLPWRSIFLIDGAVGLLWVPLWLWLYRDVPKTESTQSPASNLFKNVLARPQMWQLLIARGITDPVWYFYLFWFPKYLLSDRHLSSSQMAHYGWVVYLAGGLGTIAGGSLSGVFIRRGIDPGLAFRRTMMISAVAVLVSPLAYLSPGIGMTMLFASVVAMAHMSWLTNLTSTLLEVFSPQQLGRAAGLIAAGSAFGGMLSSELIAYCLTHGGYRPVFFAMGIMHPIAIVLLWTAFRAKPEGDPQAPPSEQALAAGSAN from the coding sequence ATGACAAAGCGCACCAATCCGTGGATGATCGTCGCCCTGCTCTTCCTGGTTGCGGTACTGAACTACTTTGACCGGCAAAGCCTGTCCGTCGTAGCGCCGCGGATGCAGGCGGAACTGCATCTTTCCGATACCGGTTACGGCCATGTGGTCAGCCTGTTCTTATTGGCGTCGGCCTTTGCATATGCGCTTTCGGGGTTCGTCTGCGATGCGCTGGGAACTCGCCGTTCCATGGCCCTGTTCGTCGCCTTCTGGTCAGCAGCAGAAGCAGCAACGGCATTCGCGTCCTCCATTGTGCTGCTGGGCATCGCGCGATTCTGCCTCGGCATGGGAGAGCCCGGCTTGTGGGTGGCGGCGCCAAAGGCCGTTGGCGAAAGCCTGGATAAGAGCCGACGCAGCCTTGCGGTCGGTATCTACACAGCGGGCGCAACCGTCGGCGCGATTGTCGCTATCCCTGCCATCCTTCTCATCACCACGCATCTTCCCTGGCGCAGCATCTTTCTGATTGATGGCGCCGTCGGACTCCTCTGGGTTCCGCTGTGGCTCTGGTTATATCGGGATGTCCCAAAGACAGAAAGCACACAGTCACCAGCATCGAACCTTTTCAAAAATGTACTTGCGCGGCCACAGATGTGGCAGCTTCTCATCGCCCGTGGCATTACCGATCCTGTCTGGTACTTCTATCTCTTCTGGTTTCCGAAGTACCTGCTCAGTGATCGGCATCTCTCTTCGTCACAGATGGCGCATTATGGCTGGGTAGTCTATCTTGCGGGCGGCCTCGGCACCATCGCCGGCGGCTCTCTCTCCGGCGTGTTCATTCGTCGCGGAATCGATCCTGGCCTGGCTTTCCGGCGCACCATGATGATCTCCGCCGTGGCCGTACTCGTCAGCCCGCTGGCGTATCTGAGCCCGGGCATCGGCATGACCATGCTGTTTGCCTCCGTGGTTGCCATGGCGCATATGTCCTGGCTTACCAATCTCACCTCTACGCTGCTTGAGGTCTTCTCGCCACAGCAGCTTGGCAGGGCCGCTGGCCTGATCGCCGCAGGCAGTGCCTTCGGCGGCATGCTGTCCAGTGAACTCATCGCCTATTGCCTGACGCATGGCGGCTATCGTCCGGTCTTCTTCGCCATGGGAATCATGCATCCCATCGCCATCGTCCTGTTGTGGACAGCCTTCCGCGCGAAGCCGGAGGGTGATCCGCAAGCGCCCCCATCCGAGCAGGCGCTTGCGGCCGGGAGTGCGAACTAA
- a CDS encoding TonB-dependent receptor, translating to MKLSSIAILLMALLALAPFSRAQQDVGTIGGTVTDPTGSVLPNAAVAISNDATGLKYDTKSNDSGFYQSQPLPPGKYTVTVTFEGFSSYSTRNVVVDAAAHVTANAQLQVGTVDSNIVVEATPPALNIVDAQISNTIDTRAVQELPVNGRSVLALATLSPGVVSAAGATNQGFTNRGTQASAIRISGGVPGGNNNLLDGVSNLQNYLGEVAINIKADSVQEFRIMTGVIPAQFGYTSGGVINVVTRSGANQLHGSAYEFFRNDYLDATLAMPKTTKPELRFNNYGGTLGGPIIRDKAFFFGNFEEYRYVTGSATYYTVPTVQQRGGNFSDLSRVVNGVCTAYNIYDPATGSATTQRQAFANNQIPVSRQDKVSLAAMNLFIPAPNNTIGSYDSCTHANNYLANPKLVSTERTILGRVDYRIGAKDNIIARYAYYRNFTNNGTLGFGPLYYRNDTLTNWTAMLGETHIFSSTLLNDFRISGLRSDFPFQAATTNQNYAQKIGLPGVGGDVAPILNISGIPALNGTVGFRASTTYEVLDDVTKTLGAHTMHIGFDGRWVEGFNLQSGNAAGAYSFSSNSTAEGSDSALVTTNGNVGNALASFLVGSVSSANIQLARGIAFRQLQVAGYVQDDWHANRRLTVNAGLRWDYQQQPHEKKNGMGNFDITQTNPVTGYLGAVRFAGLNGEGRNFVRENWNDWGPRLGFALVLTNDNKTVLRGGYAMYYPTTAQASYDEAAGSTNGFGRITTSYSSATTYGQAFQFSSGVPSPGLQPLGSSLGQLSFRGQSGYYILPRTRTPQSMQYTLTFSRELPFKTVLDVSYLGNHGRYFNLGALNVNTLDPSYASQGATYLNTLVTNPYAGKVPENATLNAATISRANLLRPYPYMASVIQSYPRSAHFDGNFMYVALQRRATQGLQFQGAYTYGKLMSLPVYTDVATTAGITQTGTGIQNWRNLDADYSVDAIDVTHRGVVAMLYDLPFGKNHRLLNQGGWMDRLVGGLQFNTTMTLESGRPLGFSGANNQAATRPDLNESLLRQNPTGYTLNKFRRFNYLAFTNPAAYTYGNAPRFYSKLRGPGVINFDMSVFKTTHITERTSLELRLEAYNAFNHTNLGSPNTSYSGTSTNTNNNMGLITTSMAARTLQLGAKLHF from the coding sequence ATGAAGCTTTCCAGCATCGCAATCCTGCTGATGGCGCTGCTTGCGCTGGCGCCGTTTTCCCGGGCACAGCAGGATGTCGGAACCATTGGGGGAACCGTCACTGATCCAACGGGCAGTGTGCTGCCAAATGCCGCTGTCGCCATCTCCAATGACGCGACCGGACTGAAGTACGACACGAAAAGCAATGACAGTGGTTTCTACCAGTCGCAGCCTCTGCCGCCGGGAAAGTACACGGTCACCGTCACCTTTGAGGGATTCTCCTCTTACTCCACGCGGAACGTTGTTGTAGACGCCGCCGCGCACGTTACCGCAAATGCGCAACTCCAGGTGGGCACGGTGGATAGCAACATCGTCGTTGAGGCCACCCCGCCCGCGCTGAATATCGTGGATGCGCAGATCAGCAATACGATTGATACGCGCGCGGTTCAGGAGCTTCCGGTCAACGGCCGCAGCGTGCTTGCATTGGCTACTCTCAGTCCTGGAGTGGTCTCTGCTGCAGGCGCGACGAACCAGGGCTTCACGAATCGTGGAACGCAGGCCTCCGCTATTCGTATCTCCGGCGGTGTGCCTGGCGGCAATAATAACCTGCTGGACGGTGTGAGCAACCTGCAGAACTACCTTGGCGAAGTGGCCATCAACATCAAGGCAGACTCCGTACAGGAATTCCGCATCATGACGGGCGTGATTCCGGCGCAGTTTGGATATACATCAGGCGGTGTCATCAACGTCGTCACGCGTTCGGGCGCCAACCAGCTGCATGGTTCGGCATATGAGTTCTTCCGCAATGATTATCTTGACGCAACCCTGGCGATGCCGAAGACGACAAAACCGGAGCTTCGGTTCAATAACTACGGTGGTACCCTGGGCGGCCCCATTATCCGCGATAAGGCATTCTTCTTCGGCAACTTTGAAGAGTATCGCTATGTCACCGGATCAGCGACCTATTACACCGTGCCTACGGTGCAGCAACGGGGCGGTAATTTCAGTGATCTTAGCCGCGTTGTGAATGGTGTCTGCACGGCGTATAACATCTACGATCCTGCGACAGGAAGCGCGACGACTCAGCGACAGGCCTTTGCGAATAATCAGATCCCGGTTTCGCGGCAGGATAAGGTTTCGCTCGCAGCTATGAATCTGTTTATCCCAGCACCGAATAACACGATCGGTTCCTACGACAGCTGCACACACGCGAACAACTATCTGGCAAACCCCAAGCTGGTTTCCACTGAGCGAACGATCCTTGGGCGCGTGGACTACCGCATTGGCGCGAAGGACAACATCATTGCGCGCTACGCGTACTACCGCAATTTTACGAACAACGGAACCCTGGGATTTGGTCCGCTCTACTACCGGAATGACACGCTGACGAACTGGACAGCGATGCTGGGGGAGACGCACATCTTTTCATCGACTCTGTTGAACGACTTTCGTATCTCAGGATTGCGTTCCGATTTCCCCTTCCAGGCGGCAACGACGAACCAGAACTACGCACAGAAGATTGGACTACCCGGCGTAGGTGGAGACGTAGCCCCCATTCTGAATATTTCAGGTATTCCTGCGTTGAATGGCACGGTCGGTTTCCGTGCATCCACCACGTATGAGGTGCTGGACGATGTCACCAAAACACTGGGTGCGCATACGATGCACATTGGCTTTGATGGCCGTTGGGTTGAAGGCTTCAATCTGCAGTCGGGCAATGCGGCTGGTGCATACTCTTTCAGCTCAAACAGTACAGCCGAGGGATCCGATAGCGCGTTGGTGACCACCAATGGCAACGTCGGCAATGCCCTGGCCAGTTTCCTGGTGGGCTCGGTGTCGTCTGCCAACATCCAGCTGGCTCGTGGCATTGCATTCCGCCAGTTGCAGGTTGCCGGCTACGTGCAGGATGATTGGCACGCGAACCGCCGTCTTACGGTGAATGCGGGCCTGCGCTGGGATTACCAGCAGCAGCCACATGAAAAGAAAAACGGCATGGGCAACTTCGACATCACGCAGACGAACCCGGTGACCGGATATCTCGGCGCAGTTCGTTTTGCAGGACTGAACGGAGAGGGAAGAAACTTCGTCCGTGAAAATTGGAATGACTGGGGTCCGCGTCTCGGGTTCGCGCTTGTCCTGACCAATGACAACAAGACGGTGCTGCGCGGTGGATATGCCATGTACTATCCCACGACTGCGCAGGCATCGTATGACGAAGCTGCGGGAAGCACAAACGGCTTTGGACGTATCACCACCAGCTATAGCTCCGCGACAACCTATGGACAGGCCTTCCAGTTCTCAAGCGGAGTTCCTTCTCCCGGTTTGCAGCCGCTGGGTTCTTCGCTGGGGCAACTGTCTTTCCGCGGCCAGAGCGGTTACTACATTCTGCCGCGTACACGCACCCCGCAAAGCATGCAGTACACGCTCACCTTCTCTCGCGAGCTACCGTTCAAAACGGTCTTGGATGTCTCGTACCTGGGGAACCATGGCCGTTACTTCAACCTTGGTGCGCTCAATGTCAACACGCTCGACCCCAGCTATGCTTCTCAGGGCGCTACCTACCTGAATACGCTGGTGACGAATCCTTATGCTGGCAAGGTTCCGGAGAATGCAACGCTCAACGCCGCCACTATCTCCCGTGCAAACCTGCTCAGGCCGTACCCATACATGGCAAGCGTGATTCAGAGCTATCCTCGCTCAGCGCACTTCGATGGCAACTTTATGTATGTAGCCTTGCAGCGCCGCGCGACCCAGGGACTGCAGTTTCAGGGGGCGTATACCTATGGCAAGCTGATGAGCCTGCCGGTCTATACCGATGTTGCCACAACGGCCGGTATCACGCAGACTGGCACAGGGATTCAGAACTGGCGCAATCTTGATGCTGACTATAGCGTCGATGCGATTGATGTTACCCATCGCGGCGTTGTAGCCATGCTTTACGATCTGCCGTTCGGCAAGAATCACCGCCTCCTGAACCAGGGGGGATGGATGGACCGGCTGGTAGGTGGTCTGCAGTTCAACACGACCATGACGCTGGAATCCGGCCGACCGTTGGGCTTTAGTGGAGCGAATAATCAGGCAGCGACCCGGCCAGACCTGAATGAATCGTTGCTCCGGCAAAATCCAACGGGGTACACCTTGA
- a CDS encoding glycoside hydrolase family 2 protein has protein sequence MKRIVLLVFTVFLFCRISRAITTVDLNGAGWKFRTTMEEQWKPVTVPHCWLVDEGHEKYIGHAMYQRDFEMQALPAGKVARLHFDAVYDVAQVWVNGKLAGTHEGGYNAFEFDITRLLRTGSNDIVVDVDNTPTFTSIPALATGHPSTEKYAEGVGKATIVGWLPYGGIVRPVQILISDPVSFRNVKIDAEPDLKTGVASITVKAILHNASGRGVSATVSGEVAGVKAAFRALQVPANGDASVTWKGSLKDAHLWSVRDPFLYDAQLQVADNTFKSHVGVRKIQVEGTRLLLNGREVHLSGANRVSEDMKEGLRESDAIVERDLSDMLADNMRMMRIAHYPQAQAVLDFADRHGMLLIPEAGNWNFSAWQMADPGIRARWKTQMQEMMEQDWNHPSVIAWSVGNEYESYTQEGRDWTRDMRAFTLGLDSTRLITFASRYTSDAAVKTGADEASQYCDFVSINVYGDYARRFDRAHELYPDKPIFVTEFGKMGESALHDPQRVADITEAMTALKQRPYMIGASLWTWNDYRSFIRGTPADGIRRWGVVNTERQRRDSWKAVQELFKTELP, from the coding sequence GTGAAGCGTATTGTCCTGCTGGTTTTTACGGTGTTTCTGTTCTGCCGCATCTCGCGTGCAATTACGACGGTTGATTTGAACGGCGCCGGATGGAAGTTTCGCACCACGATGGAAGAGCAGTGGAAACCGGTAACAGTTCCGCACTGCTGGCTGGTGGACGAGGGGCACGAGAAGTACATCGGCCATGCGATGTACCAGCGCGATTTCGAGATGCAGGCCCTCCCTGCTGGTAAGGTCGCGCGCCTGCATTTTGATGCGGTCTACGACGTGGCTCAGGTCTGGGTGAATGGCAAACTGGCCGGAACGCACGAGGGAGGCTACAACGCTTTTGAATTCGACATTACCCGCCTGCTGCGCACGGGCTCGAATGACATTGTGGTGGATGTCGACAATACGCCTACGTTCACGTCGATCCCAGCCCTGGCTACGGGGCATCCCTCCACCGAAAAGTATGCCGAAGGGGTGGGCAAGGCCACCATCGTCGGTTGGCTGCCGTATGGTGGCATCGTACGGCCGGTTCAGATCCTCATTAGCGATCCGGTATCGTTCCGCAATGTGAAGATCGATGCGGAACCCGACCTGAAAACGGGTGTCGCGTCGATTACGGTGAAGGCTATTCTGCACAACGCATCCGGCCGTGGAGTGTCCGCCACCGTCAGCGGCGAAGTTGCAGGCGTGAAAGCCGCGTTTCGCGCGCTGCAGGTGCCTGCGAATGGAGATGCGAGTGTCACCTGGAAGGGAAGCTTGAAGGACGCGCATCTGTGGAGCGTCCGCGATCCATTTCTGTATGACGCGCAACTGCAGGTTGCGGATAACACCTTTAAGAGCCACGTAGGCGTGCGGAAGATCCAGGTCGAAGGCACACGGCTTCTGCTGAACGGCAGAGAGGTTCACCTGAGCGGAGCCAATCGCGTTTCGGAGGATATGAAGGAAGGTCTTCGTGAGTCCGATGCGATTGTGGAACGCGACCTGAGTGACATGCTGGCGGACAACATGCGCATGATGCGCATTGCTCACTATCCGCAGGCCCAGGCTGTTCTGGATTTCGCAGACCGCCATGGGATGCTTCTTATCCCCGAGGCGGGTAACTGGAACTTCAGCGCGTGGCAGATGGCCGACCCTGGCATTCGCGCTCGTTGGAAGACGCAGATGCAGGAGATGATGGAGCAGGACTGGAACCATCCTTCAGTGATTGCCTGGAGTGTCGGCAACGAGTATGAGTCCTACACGCAGGAAGGGCGGGACTGGACGCGCGATATGCGTGCTTTCACGCTGGGGCTGGACTCAACAAGGCTGATCACCTTCGCATCGCGCTATACCTCCGATGCGGCGGTGAAGACCGGTGCCGACGAAGCCAGCCAGTACTGCGACTTTGTCTCCATCAACGTGTACGGCGATTACGCCCGAAGGTTTGATCGCGCTCACGAGCTGTATCCTGACAAGCCGATCTTCGTGACGGAGTTCGGCAAGATGGGCGAGTCGGCGTTGCATGACCCGCAACGCGTCGCCGACATTACCGAAGCGATGACGGCCCTGAAGCAACGGCCGTACATGATCGGTGCTTCTTTGTGGACCTGGAATGACTACCGTTCCTTCATCCGTGGAACTCCTGCGGATGGCATCCGTCGCTGGGGCGTAGTCAACACCGAGCGGCAGCGTCGCGATAGCTGGAAGGCCGTGCAGGAGCTATTCAAGACCGAACTGCCTTAG
- a CDS encoding GDSL-type esterase/lipase family protein, whose amino-acid sequence MRWIFLLLSLASIPCFSQNADPANAASSDFAQLRRYQEANTHVTGPVQVVFLGDSITDYWGSHNGTWFPYSGWINRGIGGQTTQQMLLRERQDALNLQPKAIVLEGAGNDMRLGFSPEAIRDNLLSMGELAQSHGIQVYVAEMTPVCDCVRPLTGLRTVERIRQLNHLLAAMCREKHWDLLRFNHPLADQNGLMRADLTVDGVHPNDAGYALLAPVVEKALARYRRNR is encoded by the coding sequence GTGCGCTGGATTTTCCTGCTGCTCAGCCTTGCCAGCATTCCCTGCTTTTCCCAAAACGCTGACCCCGCCAATGCGGCCTCGTCAGACTTCGCACAGCTGCGCCGCTATCAGGAAGCGAATACACACGTCACTGGCCCGGTTCAGGTGGTCTTTCTAGGGGATTCCATCACGGACTACTGGGGATCGCACAACGGTACATGGTTCCCTTATTCCGGCTGGATCAACCGCGGCATTGGGGGGCAAACCACCCAGCAGATGCTGCTGCGGGAGCGGCAGGATGCGCTCAATCTGCAGCCTAAAGCCATTGTCCTGGAAGGCGCAGGAAACGACATGCGACTTGGCTTTTCCCCTGAAGCTATTCGCGACAACCTGCTGAGCATGGGGGAGTTAGCCCAGTCGCATGGCATCCAGGTCTACGTTGCCGAAATGACTCCGGTCTGCGATTGCGTGCGTCCGTTGACCGGATTGAGGACGGTCGAACGCATCCGGCAACTGAATCATCTGCTGGCTGCGATGTGCCGGGAAAAGCACTGGGACCTCCTTCGCTTCAACCATCCGCTTGCCGACCAGAACGGCCTTATGCGCGCCGATCTGACAGTCGATGGCGTTCATCCGAACGATGCCGGGTATGCCCTGCTGGCGCCGGTTGTGGAGAAAGCGCTTGCCCGTTATCGCAGGAATCGCTAG